The following proteins are co-located in the Maridesulfovibrio sp. genome:
- a CDS encoding tRNA (adenine-N1)-methyltransferase, which yields MLEAGQLILLVNPKGKRYLRTLNAGEEIHTHDGMMYTDNILAAGYGKVVETHLGNKYQILKPTIYDIIKGLKRQTQIMYPKEISYLLLKLGIGPGTRVVESGSGSGGLTTALAYYVGDTGKVYTHEKRPEFYKLVRKNLEWAGLEHRVEQFNLNIEDGFLASDCDALFLDVPNPWDYLHHIPKAVIPGAMCGFLLPTTNQVSDLLKAMETMPFEEQEVCEILVRHYKPVAERLRPEDRMVAHTGYLVFARNMAGCEMSVEPPKKKRENRGKPAADKYHVDRKDMIHAKKDVPEATEASEEAKPESNEEKAE from the coding sequence ATGCTTGAAGCTGGACAACTAATTTTGCTCGTAAACCCCAAAGGCAAGCGCTACCTGCGCACACTTAATGCCGGGGAAGAAATACATACACATGACGGCATGATGTACACCGACAACATCCTCGCCGCCGGGTACGGAAAGGTAGTAGAAACCCATTTGGGCAACAAATACCAGATCCTCAAACCCACCATTTACGATATCATCAAGGGCCTCAAACGCCAGACCCAGATCATGTACCCCAAAGAGATCAGCTACCTGCTGCTCAAACTGGGCATCGGTCCCGGCACCCGTGTAGTCGAATCAGGCTCCGGCTCCGGCGGCCTGACCACTGCTCTGGCCTACTACGTTGGTGATACCGGCAAGGTATACACCCACGAAAAACGCCCCGAATTTTACAAGCTGGTCCGCAAGAACCTTGAATGGGCCGGACTTGAGCACCGCGTTGAGCAGTTCAACCTGAACATCGAAGACGGCTTCCTCGCCAGCGATTGCGATGCCCTCTTCCTCGACGTACCCAACCCCTGGGACTACCTGCACCACATTCCCAAAGCAGTAATCCCCGGCGCAATGTGCGGTTTCCTGCTGCCGACCACCAATCAGGTCAGCGACCTCCTCAAAGCCATGGAAACCATGCCTTTTGAAGAGCAGGAAGTATGCGAAATTCTCGTTCGCCACTACAAGCCCGTCGCAGAACGCCTCCGCCCCGAAGACCGCATGGTAGCGCACACCGGATACCTCGTCTTCGCCCGCAACATGGCAGGCTGCGAAATGAGTGTAGAGCCGCCCAAGAAAAAGCGTGAGAATCGCGGCAAACCCGCTGCTGATAAGTATCATGTAGATAGAAAAGACATGATTCACGCCAAGAAAGACGTTCCTGAAGCTACCGAAGCATCTGAAGAAGCTAAGCCTGAATCCAATGAGGAGAAGGCTGAATAA
- a CDS encoding BrnT family toxin, with translation MDFEAAQALWGDPNLLKIPARTQDEPRNFYIGMISGKHWSAVTTPRNGAIRIISVRRSRKKEVELYES, from the coding sequence ATTGATTTCGAGGCCGCACAGGCACTTTGGGGTGACCCCAACCTCTTGAAAATTCCGGCCCGGACTCAAGACGAACCGCGCAATTTTTATATCGGCATGATCAGCGGCAAACATTGGTCTGCTGTAACAACTCCCCGCAATGGAGCCATCCGCATAATCTCGGTGCGCCGCTCCAGAAAGAAGGAGGTGGAACTCTATGAAAGCTAA
- a CDS encoding radical SAM protein, which yields MGYRYVFGPVFSGRIGRSLGLDLLGRRVCSMDCVYCEVGKTDLLTSERDVYVPAAEILSELENWKQEGHQPPEFITLGGLGEPTLNSEMPEVIRGIKKLFPSMPVAVLTNATAMTDPEVRKELLEADVVLPSMDSLVASEFRAINRPCKGTDPTAIAKALIEFRKEFNGKIFLEVLLSRGYNDSDENLSLMKDFCSELAPDRIDVVTLSRPGTLEKAGPVDSETLGRWKKVLDAAPCKDRDCGPDTGAKKRSGDETIAHVQGEGSHAFDRIQASIMRRPQTAQQLAGALDIPLKRVEQVLEELEKSGRLHVRQTGNDIYYDCRLDEES from the coding sequence ATGGGTTATAGATATGTCTTCGGGCCGGTTTTTTCCGGCAGGATAGGTCGTTCACTGGGGCTGGATCTGCTTGGACGCAGGGTCTGCTCTATGGATTGTGTGTATTGTGAAGTGGGCAAGACTGATCTGCTCACCAGTGAACGTGATGTTTATGTGCCCGCGGCTGAGATTCTTAGTGAATTGGAAAATTGGAAGCAGGAGGGGCATCAGCCGCCTGAGTTTATTACCCTTGGGGGACTAGGGGAACCGACCCTCAACTCTGAAATGCCCGAAGTGATTCGCGGCATAAAAAAACTTTTCCCGTCAATGCCTGTGGCCGTGCTGACAAACGCGACCGCCATGACGGACCCCGAAGTGAGAAAGGAACTGCTGGAAGCCGATGTGGTGCTTCCTTCCATGGATTCCCTTGTTGCTTCGGAATTCAGGGCCATAAACAGGCCGTGCAAAGGGACTGACCCTACGGCAATTGCCAAAGCCTTGATCGAATTCCGCAAGGAGTTCAATGGTAAGATTTTTCTGGAAGTGCTCCTTTCACGGGGATACAACGATTCGGACGAAAACCTCTCTTTGATGAAAGATTTCTGTTCCGAGCTTGCCCCGGACCGCATTGATGTGGTCACACTTTCGCGTCCCGGTACTCTGGAGAAGGCCGGTCCGGTTGATTCCGAGACCCTAGGCCGCTGGAAAAAGGTTCTTGATGCCGCGCCCTGTAAAGACAGGGATTGCGGACCGGATACCGGCGCAAAGAAAAGGAGCGGTGATGAGACCATTGCCCATGTGCAGGGCGAAGGCTCCCACGCATTTGACCGGATTCAGGCTTCTATCATGCGCAGGCCGCAGACAGCGCAACAGCTCGCCGGAGCACTTGATATCCCCTTGAAAAGGGTGGAACAGGTTCTGGAAGAACTGGAAAAAAGCGGCAGACTGCACGTCAGGCAAACTGGAAATGATATCTATTACGATTGCAGGCTTGACGAAGAATCATGA
- a CDS encoding universal stress protein, which yields MEKHLLVCVRADSTASYAVRFIKNFFHSPCDVRMTLFHVAPPKSSWSKGLRAKGHRLLEETRQWFIDHNFCEEHQIEVKSFHSRGNTAREIVQEGHKGMYDAVALGRQVQSVLEEFFDYSVGNRVIWEEIDFPLWFCKCPQEIPGKDVLLCVDEDAPSQRIADHVGFMLGDNPNHEITMFHVHDSKEKGATTSEDIFEITREHLEGNGVAPERIKELVVDGDDVAKAVLAQVAKKPYAVVAVGRGEHDKTAREKLFPRSLSVKLLHDLEGASLWISR from the coding sequence ATGGAAAAGCATCTTCTGGTTTGTGTCCGTGCGGATTCTACGGCTTCATATGCAGTCAGATTTATAAAGAATTTTTTCCACTCTCCTTGCGATGTACGTATGACGCTCTTTCATGTTGCCCCGCCGAAGAGTTCATGGAGTAAAGGATTGCGGGCAAAGGGCCATAGGCTGCTGGAAGAAACACGGCAGTGGTTTATTGATCACAATTTTTGCGAGGAGCACCAGATTGAGGTCAAGAGCTTCCATTCACGGGGAAATACAGCCCGTGAAATAGTGCAGGAAGGTCATAAAGGCATGTATGATGCGGTTGCTCTTGGTCGTCAGGTCCAGTCTGTCCTTGAAGAATTTTTCGATTACAGCGTTGGAAACAGGGTTATTTGGGAAGAGATTGACTTTCCGCTCTGGTTTTGCAAATGCCCACAGGAGATTCCTGGTAAGGATGTGTTGCTTTGCGTGGATGAGGATGCTCCTTCACAGAGGATTGCGGACCACGTTGGGTTCATGCTTGGGGATAACCCCAACCATGAAATCACCATGTTTCATGTCCATGATTCAAAGGAAAAGGGTGCGACAACTTCGGAAGATATTTTTGAGATTACCCGTGAACATCTTGAAGGTAACGGTGTCGCTCCGGAGCGTATTAAAGAGCTTGTTGTGGACGGTGATGATGTTGCCAAGGCTGTTCTGGCGCAGGTCGCTAAGAAACCTTATGCCGTTGTTGCTGTAGGTCGAGGCGAGCATGACAAGACTGCAAGAGAAAAACTTTTTCCCCGTTCACTCAGTGTGAAGCTTCTTCATGATTTGGAAGGAGCATCTTTGTGGATCAGCAGATAA
- a CDS encoding cupin domain-containing protein, whose amino-acid sequence MSNEQAYKEIAPRLVGLRDAMDMSVEELAEKVGVTPERAQQYESGTVEIPVSYLMDVAHLCGVSLTVLISGSEAHLTNYALVRNGKGLNVDRRKDYDYKNLASTFVGRRMEPFMVEVPSKEVSEMNFTTHRGQEFIYVLEGRLELRLDDSVLELEEGDSLYFDSNTPHALRGLDGKSARMLDVIL is encoded by the coding sequence ATGAGTAACGAACAGGCTTATAAAGAAATTGCACCGAGGCTTGTCGGCCTGCGTGATGCAATGGACATGAGCGTTGAAGAACTGGCCGAGAAGGTCGGGGTTACCCCTGAACGTGCCCAGCAGTACGAATCAGGCACAGTTGAAATCCCGGTCAGTTACCTGATGGATGTGGCTCACCTTTGCGGAGTCAGCCTGACTGTGCTGATTTCCGGCAGCGAGGCACACCTGACCAACTATGCATTGGTGCGCAACGGCAAAGGTCTTAATGTAGACCGCCGCAAGGACTACGATTACAAAAATCTCGCTTCTACATTCGTAGGACGTCGCATGGAACCTTTCATGGTCGAAGTGCCGTCCAAAGAGGTTTCCGAGATGAATTTCACCACCCATCGCGGGCAGGAGTTCATTTACGTGCTTGAAGGACGTCTTGAGCTTAGGCTCGACGATTCCGTGCTTGAGCTTGAAGAAGGCGATTCCCTCTACTTTGATTCCAATACTCCCCACGCCCTGCGAGGTCTTGACGGCAAATCCGCTCGCATGCTGGACGTCATTCTCTAG
- a CDS encoding Rne/Rng family ribonuclease encodes MTGKKQKKKEKMFISVLPGEQVEVALTQEGQVIEYYVEMLHQIKTKGNIYKGYIHNIDAALQAAFINYGAERNGFLQVDEVHPEYYQGAYKLKKGHRYPLLQKVLKPGQEIFVQVVKEPTGKKGAFLSSYLSIPGRYFVLTPGREQIGISRKIEDEKERERLKEVIDEVNPGAGVGVIVRTASKGQSKSALRRDFKFLTRLWNDIREKGQDAKPPSLVYEEMGLAARAVRDYLSSDVVEIWVDDQETLEQVKKLATLSFPRRANLVKLHSDTDKSLWERFNLVKQIEQIYGREVNLPSGGRLVFDQTEALTAIDINSGKIGGERNFKEMALKTNKESADMIARQLKLRDLGGQVVIDFIEMKDPKHCREVEKTMRAALKGDRARTDVGRISRFGLMELVRQRLGSSAIAVSTEACPCCEGTGIRRNMEWQAMQALKDVYRMLRKPNCESPLVYDAEEELALYLLNHKRDAIIQYEKMFDTKINIEIQWNE; translated from the coding sequence ATGACAGGTAAAAAGCAGAAGAAAAAAGAAAAAATGTTTATCAGTGTTCTTCCCGGTGAACAGGTGGAAGTTGCGCTGACTCAGGAAGGTCAGGTCATCGAGTATTACGTAGAAATGCTCCATCAGATCAAGACCAAAGGTAACATCTACAAAGGTTACATTCATAACATCGATGCCGCTTTGCAGGCGGCTTTCATCAACTACGGAGCCGAACGTAACGGCTTTTTGCAGGTTGATGAGGTGCATCCCGAATACTATCAGGGTGCCTACAAGCTCAAGAAAGGCCATCGTTACCCCCTGCTCCAGAAGGTTCTCAAGCCGGGACAGGAGATTTTCGTTCAGGTAGTGAAAGAACCTACCGGCAAGAAGGGTGCTTTCCTTTCCTCTTATCTTTCCATTCCGGGTCGCTATTTCGTACTTACCCCCGGACGTGAACAGATCGGTATTTCCCGCAAGATTGAAGACGAGAAAGAACGCGAAAGGCTCAAGGAAGTTATCGACGAGGTCAACCCCGGAGCCGGGGTGGGCGTTATCGTACGTACCGCCAGTAAGGGGCAGAGCAAATCCGCCCTGCGCCGTGATTTCAAGTTCCTGACCCGTCTCTGGAATGACATCCGTGAGAAAGGACAGGACGCCAAGCCGCCGTCCCTCGTTTATGAAGAAATGGGATTGGCTGCTCGTGCTGTTCGCGATTACTTGTCTTCCGACGTTGTGGAAATCTGGGTTGATGATCAGGAGACCCTTGAACAGGTCAAGAAGCTGGCAACTCTTTCTTTTCCGCGTCGTGCCAATCTGGTTAAGCTCCATTCCGATACCGATAAATCCCTCTGGGAACGGTTCAATCTGGTTAAGCAGATCGAGCAGATTTATGGTCGCGAGGTCAACCTGCCTTCCGGTGGACGTCTTGTGTTCGACCAGACCGAGGCTTTGACCGCAATCGACATCAACTCCGGCAAAATCGGTGGCGAGCGCAATTTCAAGGAAATGGCTCTCAAGACCAATAAGGAAAGTGCCGATATGATCGCCCGTCAGCTCAAGTTGCGTGACCTCGGCGGTCAGGTTGTTATCGACTTCATTGAGATGAAGGACCCCAAGCATTGCCGCGAGGTGGAAAAGACCATGCGTGCAGCGCTTAAGGGCGACCGTGCCCGTACTGATGTGGGCCGTATTTCCCGTTTCGGGCTTATGGAGCTGGTTCGCCAGCGTCTGGGATCATCCGCCATTGCGGTTTCCACTGAAGCCTGTCCCTGTTGTGAGGGAACCGGCATTCGCCGTAACATGGAATGGCAGGCCATGCAGGCCCTAAAAGATGTTTACCGCATGCTTCGCAAACCTAATTGTGAATCCCCGCTGGTCTACGACGCCGAGGAAGAGCTGGCTCTCTACCTGCTCAACCACAAGCGCGATGCAATTATCCAGTACGAAAAGATGTTTGATACCAAGATCAACATCGAAATCCAGTGGAATGAATAA
- a CDS encoding Fic family protein: MTADNYKSEFLTALLSEIDERKAELDACRDSVSPQIVEALNIEYTYDSNRIEGNTLTLRETDLVINKGLTIGGKSMQEHLEAVNHYEAIQYVRELTADSSNFSEKVIKDIHGIILQGIDRENAGRYRSVPVAISGSRHIPPQPWQVPILMEQMVAWYVENEPVLHPVVLAAEVHERIATIHPFIDGNGRTARLVMNLILMQRGYLVVNIAGDTESRLAYYNALEKRNLEDDKIEFIELIAGYVLKSLCGVLERVR; the protein is encoded by the coding sequence ATGACTGCTGATAATTATAAATCCGAATTCCTGACTGCGCTTTTGAGCGAAATTGATGAGCGCAAAGCAGAGCTTGATGCATGCCGCGATTCCGTCAGTCCTCAGATAGTGGAAGCGCTGAATATTGAATATACCTACGACAGTAACCGCATTGAGGGTAACACCCTGACTCTGCGTGAGACCGATCTCGTCATCAATAAGGGGCTGACCATCGGCGGAAAGTCCATGCAGGAGCACCTCGAAGCGGTCAACCATTACGAAGCTATTCAGTATGTTCGTGAATTAACCGCAGATTCTTCAAATTTTTCAGAGAAGGTCATTAAGGATATTCATGGCATTATCCTGCAAGGCATAGATCGCGAAAACGCAGGCAGGTACCGCAGTGTTCCAGTTGCTATTTCCGGTAGTCGACATATTCCCCCGCAGCCGTGGCAGGTTCCTATCCTTATGGAGCAGATGGTTGCATGGTATGTTGAGAATGAACCTGTTCTGCATCCTGTTGTGCTTGCTGCGGAAGTGCATGAGCGTATCGCTACCATCCACCCATTCATTGACGGCAATGGGCGAACCGCACGCTTAGTCATGAACTTGATTCTGATGCAGCGCGGCTATCTGGTCGTTAACATCGCCGGGGATACTGAGAGTCGTCTGGCTTATTACAATGCCTTGGAGAAGCGTAATCTTGAGGATGACAAGATTGAATTTATTGAGTTGATTGCTGGGTATGTTTTGAAGAGTTTGTGTGGGGTTTTGGAGCGGGTGAGATAA
- a CDS encoding YccF domain-containing protein translates to MRTLGNILWYFPFFGFINAIMFFLLGSLLVLTVVASPLGLGLIQYSKFLFAPFSWSMVSKEDLNIESNPAWEAYSTIIMILWIPFGIIFALITICQIVGLAISIVGIPVALVLAKSLRTIFSPVGMVCVPAVVANEVQRRKDEAAINKHIR, encoded by the coding sequence ATGAGAACACTCGGAAACATCTTGTGGTATTTCCCTTTCTTCGGATTCATAAACGCGATCATGTTTTTCCTGCTCGGCTCACTGCTGGTGCTGACTGTTGTTGCTTCACCGCTCGGTCTGGGGTTGATCCAGTACAGTAAATTTCTGTTCGCTCCATTCAGCTGGTCCATGGTTTCCAAAGAGGACCTCAATATTGAGAGTAACCCGGCATGGGAAGCTTATTCTACAATTATCATGATCCTCTGGATTCCTTTCGGGATCATCTTCGCGCTGATCACCATCTGTCAGATAGTAGGTCTGGCAATCTCAATTGTCGGTATCCCGGTAGCCTTGGTTTTAGCAAAGTCACTGCGGACCATCTTCAGTCCTGTCGGTATGGTCTGTGTACCCGCCGTGGTAGCGAATGAAGTGCAGCGGCGTAAGGATGAGGCTGCTATTAATAAGCATATCCGCTAG
- a CDS encoding MerR family transcriptional regulator, producing the protein MVKTSSGLTVGRLAKKYGLSRSTLLYYDSIGLLSPSAHMKGEYRSYGADEEKRLAHICHYRRAGIPLKEIKVILDSPVSGITGVLETRLKELNEEISSLHEQREFISGILKSGSAGKSAKLDKAAWTEVLRSSGFSEKDMEDWHKAFERTHPEKHQQFLEYLQIPDDEIRLIRKWSSGPQRIIKIQQISEKYMKLFLNFFDTLAKLGPGSVGSTKKALSMVRGLPEKAKVLNVGCGTGIETIALCEGTDMEFTALDNRQAVLDVLEKEAANSGFTERITTVLGDMNEMDYDAESYDMIWCEGAIFITGFENGVSKWKKFIKPGGYICLSELAWLSDERPDEAVDFFQNIYPEMKSVSGNIEIIERHGYEVTGYFIEPESDWWDIYYAEMERNLPGYAKANKDNSEMGLLEENLHREMEIMRKYGHAVGYAFYIARKK; encoded by the coding sequence ATGGTTAAAACATCGTCAGGTTTGACTGTGGGGCGGTTGGCTAAAAAATATGGCCTCTCGCGCAGTACGCTGCTTTACTATGATTCAATAGGGCTGCTTTCCCCTTCTGCTCATATGAAGGGCGAGTACCGTTCATATGGTGCGGATGAGGAAAAACGTCTGGCTCATATCTGCCATTATCGCAGAGCCGGGATACCGCTTAAGGAGATCAAGGTAATTCTTGATTCGCCTGTCAGCGGTATAACCGGGGTGCTGGAGACGCGGCTCAAGGAATTGAATGAGGAGATTTCCTCCCTGCATGAACAGCGGGAGTTCATTTCAGGTATTTTGAAGAGTGGTTCGGCGGGGAAGTCCGCAAAGCTCGACAAGGCGGCATGGACCGAAGTGCTCCGTTCCTCCGGTTTCAGTGAAAAGGACATGGAGGACTGGCACAAGGCCTTTGAGCGCACCCATCCCGAGAAGCATCAACAGTTTCTGGAATATCTGCAGATACCGGACGATGAAATACGTCTGATCCGCAAGTGGTCTTCAGGACCGCAAAGGATCATCAAAATACAACAAATCAGCGAGAAATATATGAAATTATTTTTGAATTTTTTCGACACACTGGCAAAGCTCGGTCCAGGAAGCGTGGGGAGCACCAAGAAAGCTTTGAGCATGGTTCGAGGGCTTCCTGAAAAGGCCAAAGTCCTCAACGTCGGGTGCGGAACCGGAATCGAGACCATCGCCCTCTGCGAAGGTACGGATATGGAGTTCACTGCCCTCGATAATCGTCAGGCTGTTTTGGATGTGCTGGAGAAGGAAGCTGCCAACTCTGGCTTTACAGAACGCATTACAACCGTTCTCGGTGATATGAACGAGATGGATTATGATGCTGAATCATATGACATGATCTGGTGTGAAGGAGCCATCTTCATTACAGGGTTTGAGAACGGTGTTTCCAAGTGGAAGAAGTTCATCAAGCCGGGCGGTTATATCTGTTTGAGTGAACTGGCTTGGCTTAGTGATGAGCGTCCCGATGAAGCCGTGGATTTCTTCCAGAATATCTATCCGGAAATGAAGTCCGTAAGTGGCAATATAGAGATCATAGAAAGGCATGGTTACGAGGTGACCGGTTACTTCATCGAGCCGGAATCCGACTGGTGGGATATCTATTACGCCGAGATGGAACGCAATCTGCCGGGATACGCCAAAGCCAACAAAGACAATTCCGAAATGGGATTGCTGGAAGAGAACCTGCACCGCGAAATGGAAATCATGCGTAAATACGGGCATGCCGTGGGTTATGCTTTCTACATCGCCCGTAAGAAATAA
- a CDS encoding epoxyqueuosine reductase QueH: MSSKRILLHACCGPCSITTIDALRDQGFEVSAFFYNPNIHPLQEYLRRREGFLEVCEKMNVKVIGRLDEYDSKKWFRNAAFREANRCFHCYADRLERTFSLAKRGGFDFYTTTLLYSKFQQHERIAELGKDMAGKSQCEFYYYDFREGWKEGIERSKDMGIYRQQYCGCLFSENERYENELKKTSLF, translated from the coding sequence ATGTCCTCCAAAAGAATACTTCTTCATGCCTGTTGCGGTCCATGCTCCATCACTACAATTGATGCTTTGCGTGATCAGGGCTTTGAAGTCTCCGCATTTTTCTACAATCCCAATATCCACCCCTTGCAGGAATATCTGCGCCGCCGGGAAGGTTTTCTTGAAGTCTGTGAAAAGATGAATGTGAAGGTCATCGGCAGGCTGGATGAGTACGATTCCAAGAAATGGTTCCGCAACGCTGCTTTCCGCGAAGCCAATCGTTGCTTTCATTGTTATGCGGACCGTCTGGAGCGGACTTTTTCCCTTGCCAAGCGCGGCGGATTTGATTTTTACACCACCACCTTGCTCTATAGTAAATTCCAGCAGCATGAACGCATTGCCGAACTCGGAAAGGATATGGCCGGGAAAAGTCAATGCGAATTCTATTACTATGATTTCCGTGAAGGCTGGAAAGAAGGCATTGAACGCTCCAAAGACATGGGTATCTACCGCCAGCAGTATTGCGGATGTTTGTTCAGTGAAAACGAGCGTTATGAGAATGAGTTGAAAAAAACTAGCTTGTTTTAA
- a CDS encoding AMP-binding protein, whose translation MEKQKYGSYEEFCAEYKTEVPENYNFAFDCVDKIAAEDPSRLAMIHIGPDGTRTEKDFDFFSKKSARLANALSKAGVEKGDRIMIILYRRIDWWVSMLACHKIGAVPVPSPNLLTVKDIQFRVNFAKIKGIIAEDSVADRADEAHKSCPSLKVMVQAGEGALHDGWLDFETVCDEASDSFTRPSDCAGGDDSLLIFFSSGTTGQPKMVEHTHNYPLGHYVTGTYWHDLEPGDVHLTLADTGWGKAVWGKYYGQWMAGAVVFVWDFRGKFEPSELLRVLADNKVTSFCAPPTVYRFMIREDLSQYDLSALKHCTTAGELLNASVFEAWKESTGLPLYEGYGQTESVLQIATFPNMTPKPGSIGKPCPGWDIALIDTEGNLCAPGEEGQICVKLDPRPVGLFTGYLDEPQKTENVMVDGYYQTGDKAWMDEDGYYWFLGRTDDLIKSSGYRIGPFEVESALITHDAIVEAAVTGVPCDVRGQAVKATVVLAPGYEGSDELTKELQNHVKKVTAPYKYPRIIDYVAELPKTISGKIKRAEIRAKDEADAKA comes from the coding sequence ATGGAAAAGCAGAAATACGGCTCTTACGAAGAGTTCTGTGCCGAATACAAGACCGAAGTTCCCGAGAATTACAACTTTGCCTTTGATTGCGTGGACAAGATTGCCGCTGAAGATCCCAGCCGCTTGGCAATGATCCACATCGGGCCGGACGGCACCCGCACTGAAAAAGATTTCGATTTTTTTTCCAAGAAGTCCGCACGCCTCGCCAATGCGTTAAGCAAGGCCGGAGTTGAAAAGGGTGACCGTATCATGATCATCCTTTACCGCCGCATAGATTGGTGGGTATCCATGCTGGCCTGTCACAAGATCGGTGCTGTGCCCGTTCCTTCTCCTAACCTGCTCACTGTGAAGGATATTCAATTCCGGGTGAATTTCGCCAAGATCAAAGGCATCATTGCTGAAGATTCCGTGGCTGACCGTGCTGATGAAGCTCACAAGAGCTGTCCCTCTCTTAAAGTAATGGTTCAAGCTGGAGAAGGTGCTCTGCATGACGGTTGGCTCGATTTCGAAACCGTCTGTGATGAAGCTTCCGATTCTTTCACCCGTCCGTCAGACTGCGCTGGCGGTGATGATTCCCTGCTTATCTTTTTCTCTTCCGGTACCACCGGACAGCCGAAAATGGTTGAGCATACTCACAACTACCCGCTGGGTCACTATGTGACCGGTACTTACTGGCATGATCTTGAGCCCGGTGATGTTCACCTGACCCTCGCTGATACCGGTTGGGGTAAGGCTGTCTGGGGTAAATATTACGGTCAGTGGATGGCTGGTGCTGTGGTATTCGTCTGGGATTTCCGGGGCAAGTTCGAGCCTTCTGAGCTGCTGCGTGTTCTGGCTGACAACAAGGTCACCAGTTTCTGCGCACCGCCTACAGTATACCGTTTCATGATCCGCGAAGATCTTTCACAGTACGACCTTTCCGCGCTCAAGCATTGCACCACCGCAGGTGAACTGCTTAATGCTTCCGTGTTTGAAGCTTGGAAAGAATCCACCGGATTGCCCCTCTACGAAGGTTACGGTCAGACCGAGTCAGTGCTCCAGATAGCAACTTTCCCCAACATGACCCCCAAACCGGGGTCCATCGGCAAGCCCTGTCCGGGCTGGGATATTGCGCTTATCGATACCGAAGGTAATCTCTGTGCGCCCGGTGAAGAAGGGCAGATCTGCGTCAAGCTTGATCCCCGTCCCGTTGGGCTGTTCACCGGATATCTTGATGAGCCTCAGAAGACCGAAAATGTCATGGTCGACGGTTACTACCAGACCGGTGACAAGGCTTGGATGGACGAGGACGGATATTACTGGTTCCTCGGCCGTACCGATGACCTGATTAAGAGTTCCGGTTACCGCATCGGACCCTTCGAGGTTGAATCTGCATTGATCACCCATGACGCCATTGTAGAAGCCGCCGTAACCGGTGTCCCCTGCGATGTGCGCGGTCAGGCTGTAAAAGCCACCGTTGTTCTCGCTCCCGGCTACGAAGGCAGCGACGAACTGACCAAGGAATTGCAGAACCACGTTAAGAAGGTTACCGCACCTTATAAATACCCGCGCATCATCGATTACGTGGCTGAATTGCCCAAGACCATCAGTGGCAAGATCAAGCGTGCTGAGATCCGCGCTAAGGACGAGGCTGACGCAAAGGCATAA
- the brnA gene encoding type II toxin-antitoxin system BrnA family antitoxin, translating to MKAKEFDEAFESDQDITEHLDMTKATRPNKGTKRVNVDFPAWMVVALDREAERLGINRQAVIKTWIANRIDSGRSADV from the coding sequence ATGAAAGCTAAAGAATTTGATGAAGCCTTTGAATCTGATCAGGACATCACTGAACATTTGGACATGACAAAAGCAACACGCCCCAACAAAGGCACTAAACGGGTAAATGTAGATTTCCCCGCATGGATGGTCGTAGCTCTCGACCGCGAAGCCGAACGGCTTGGCATCAATAGGCAGGCGGTGATCAAAACATGGATCGCCAACCGCATTGATAGCGGACGTAGTGCTGACGTTTAA